ATAaagttcttctttttcttgcttctcaACTGGACAGGTGAGTGTCCTTCGTTTCGTGTCCTCTAGTGATGTCAGTATtccagaagtgtttggacaacactcccAGGCACAGGGGGCATTCTTGGAgtgtcctgcacagggccaggagttagACTTCATCCTCCTGATGAGTCCTTCAGCTCAGggtgttctgtgattctgtgtgcaCTGATTATCTCGAGCTGGTTTGCACTGGCAATCAGAGCCTGCCTATAATTGcttcaaatttatttctgcagtcaACCCCAGGGCATTGGCAGACTGATCAAACACAAAGGGTTTGAGGAAGCCCCACTTTTTAGGtgagtgtccaaggccaggctggatgggacccTGAGCAACCTCAGGATTTAGTGAGTGGCATCCCTTCCTAGGGGAAGGATGTGGGAACCATGTCATCTTGAACCCAAGCCTTTCTAGAATTCCATCATTTTGTGGATTACTCAGAACAGATGAGATCCACCAAATACTGAAAAAGCTGGTGTGCCTTCTAAGAATAGATTCCTCAAAATTCTATGAGAATTTAACTAAGACTGAGAGACCCCAGCAAAGAAACCAACCACCTCAtcaaaatatatgtatttattacaCCAAAACTCCCAAGTCCAAACcgttcacattttttttccttctaggtCATCCCTAATGTGCCAACAGCAAGACAAAAATGTTTGTATGtatccaaacaaaaccacaaaataaaagtCCAATTAAGGTATGTTCGTACAAAATTCACATGGTCTCTTTAAATGCAATGGAAGTGGCATACACAGATTAACAGGTACAAAAAGACAGATGCATAAAATCTATCATTTTACGTTTCTTGTGCCTGTTGCTGAAATGGAGAACATCTCACTAGCAATAACATGGAGGGAATAAAACAGCAGTGTTAACTCAGATTTCAGCTCTTATTTACAGCTCTAATTTGGATGGTAACAGTGCAGAatattcttcctttcatttaagaaagaatctcttttttttttttttttcattaaaaaataccttATAAAAGCTGGATATTATATACCATTActggagagctctgctgctgtcagtgggTATCTGTATTCACAGCTTGATTAATAGACTACTGTTCTACAGTTCAGGCTATACCTGCAGTGATTATTTCTGTCAGTTCTGAGAGACAGTAACTCCTCTCTTACCTGATCACCATTCCAAAGGGCCCTTCATGGGCTTTCCAAATTTCAGTGCTAATGCTGACTGCAGCATTAACACAGCAGGATAGAAACAGGacaatcaaaagggattcttttattcttcagatttttttaattttgccttctTTCCACTTGAGGAAGCTTTGGCTGGTTCAGCTTTCTTGGCAGTTTCAGCAGGTTTCTGTTTTAGCCTTTGCTTGGTGGAACGCACCAGGTCTGCACGACCCATTTCAATCATTTTTGCTTCCCAGGACTTCATTTCGTTCTCATAGCGAACCTTGTCATCCTGAGCAAGCTGCAGGTATGGCTGAAAGGAAATAAGGGAGCAGAAGTTACACAAGGGACTTCTGGCAAACTGCCATGACACAGAGGTGACTTAGAACAACACCTATGCAGTGAACAGCCCAGGTGTTTGCTTTTGCCCCCAGCtaattggaaatgaaaaatcaaacctgcagaaaaatacaaagctttAGCACTGGATTGCAGTGATGTCAACAGCTGGCCATTCCCAAAGAGGAAATTTATTCAGTACAGCTAAAACAATTAGGGCTTTTTTAACAGAGCACTAGTTGGAGACAGCTAGATTGAGGCACAGGAATAGATGctgctgtaaaattatttttctacagTAAGACCATGAGTCTAAGGTGTGTTTTAAGTGCACATTAAAAACCATTTGGAGGAAGGGCAGTAGGGTACAGAATACCTGAAAACGTCAAGGTTTAGTTTAGATTTCAGAACAGCACCCCTCCACTTCTGATTTGCTCATCTAGAGGTTCATAATTCAATACACTGAGAAAGTTGGCAGACAATTATCCCCCAGACAACCAAAGTTAATAAATTACCCTGTGCACATTGTTGATTTCTGTTACTTTGCCTTGTAAGAAGTCCTTCCATGAGCAGCAAATTCATATGCTGGTGTTTAAAGATATTATGGATTGttagaaaaaacattaaaatgttaCGTATTATTCCACCTTCTTGTCTAGATATTGCGTAGCATCCACTTTAAGCCACATCAGTCTTACATCCTATCCCACTGACTCACATTTTAACAACACTGTGAATTAAATGGTCATTGCTGGAATAAAGGTTGAGACAATCTTTTTCACGATGCATGAAGATCTTGGAGTATTTTCCTCAGAATTGTATTTTGAGCAACTGAGGTTACGATTTTGTATGAATATTATCAATTTTGATAACGGTTTTTAATTCTGCTTAGGTCAGAGCCTCATCCAAATTCTCTGACATACCTGCTTTTGGGAAGGAGACAGTTTTTGCCACGCATCAAATAGTTTCTTCATCTTTGCCTAGGGGACACAGAACATGCAATAAGTGAGTTATTTTAGGAGCAGACTGACTTCAGAGGGGTACAGCTGAGTAGTGCGTGAGTGAAAGTCAAGCATAAACCAATGCCAAAAAGCACAAAGTCACAAAAGCTTGCTTCCCCTTAATTACCCTTTTAATGAAAGTAAATAATAAAGTGTATAGCTCAAAACAAGCTTCTGGGCATCATCATCTGAACCACATTTCAGCTGCCTGGAGAAACCTGCCCTGTACATGGAAAATTGAGGAACAAACCATATCCACCATAACTGTGTAGGGTAAGGAACAATgaggacacagctccagcacctcaagTTAGTTACACTGGTGGATTTATCACCCCAAAGCAGAGTTTAGTGCAGAACTTGTGAGTTTGCTGAGGAACTCTTGTATTTCCATAACACCAACTGAACTATAGACCAAGTACAATAaactgctcctgccaggagcacaCCGCCACAACTctttgaaaaactgaatttttacatgaaaagaaagagaagaacaaTTCTCTCCTtacaaaagaaagagataaagtCTGTAACACTGAAGTGCAAAAAATAGCACAAATATTTTAGGTCTGTATACCCACATAGCACTTTATACAGGCCATGCTAGCAGTATAGCCAGATTgccacagctttaaaaaaattaatctaagCAATGCAGCATCCAAATAGTGAACTACTGACCAGTATCattgaaaatcacagaatctaAACTAGATTTTGCTGAATACAATGgatatattttagaaaaagaatcTTTCTTGGCTTACCACAGGTGAAACTCCTTCACTTTCTTGATAATTTTCTGACAGGAAAATGTTAAAGCCAGTACGAGCTCTTTTAGGTTTTCCAAGCAGACtcaattcctttaaaaaaaaacaagagaagttATTCCACCTACCAAGCATTAGCTCCAAAACTAAACtcagtatttatattttatgcaaaaatcaaacacaaattCTTTCTTTGGTGTTTTATTGTATAAACTGGACTGTATGTCAAAATACTCTTATGCTTTTCAAGACTAATGTTAAACTACAAAAATTAAGTTGAGTTTTCCCAAGTTGctgaaaaaacatttaaaactgaTTCTTACTTCAGGTAAGTCTTCCAGAAACCAAAGAGTGCTACTAAATTCAACTCTCTAAGAAAGAAATGATGACATATTTTCTATTATTCTTCAGTAAAGCTTCAGTTTGTGGTGTGAAATActgcctgcctgcagagcagagggcagaCACTTATCTGTGGGAGGTGAGAAGGTGCAAGAGAACTGTGTTTCTGCTGTCAGAATGCTGTGCCCACAGGGATGATGGCAACAGAATGGAAAGACACTTCCTGTTTTCTCCAGTGCTGACATTCCCACTGGAGCCCAGGGTGCTGTAAATTAACATCTGCTTAGTTATTAGATATGACAGCTGAATTCCTTGTGGTGCCATACTCTAAGAAGGATCAGCACAATCATCAAGATTAAAAACTCTTAAGTAGGGGTCTTTGAAACCAATTTAGTTCTGCTTTTGCTGATTAGGGCAATGTCACAGTTtaattcacagaaataaataagcaaTAATTGAACCCCTTTGATTTTTCCAGACAAACCATAATATTGTACCATTATTGACAGATGGTTCTGTCTCTAAGGATTTATACATAAACCAGCCCAAAAGGAATAGGGAAGATGGTCCTAATGAACAGGCCAGTAAAGGACACAAACAgatgtcacagcagcagctacaCAGTGGCAGAGgccaaaaaaaggaaggaacaAAATCTACTCCAAACAGCTGCTACCTTGTATGACCTAATGAGGTAACAGTCTTTGTGAAACAAGGTGTTGTTACCTTGAGGTAACAAGGTCTTTGTGAAAAGCCATTTCTGGATGTCATCCCAGCCAAAGAAAGTGCTGCTGGTCCAAATGCCTTTTAGTGCCTATCCTGTCTCTGGTAGCTCTAGAaataaggagggaaaaaagcataGAGAAGCTACCTCTAAGCACAAAGATCCATGCTAATTCTGTGCTCTTCAAGTAGGGAAAGCCGCTAAAATAGCTGCTAACACCAGTAATTGTTTTAGTCCATGGCATTTTGGGAGGGTTGTGTTTGTTGtgtattttcttctattctgagttgctttttgtatttctaaagcATGCTTCGACTCTGCTTTGTATACTGGACAAACAGACTGCAGGTTCCTTGAGAGCAAAGAAACTTCAGAATACTTACTCGTTTTGCCTTTATTGATCTTCTCTTTGCCAgttgttttctcctttcctctttcaaagctgcagcctgggctggagtcAGTTGGGCTTTATAAGCAGCCATCTGCTCTCCATATCTTTTCCAATCTGTCTTTTTTGCTTCCTCATAAACCTGCAACACAAACCACCAGCAGCCTTAAACTTCAGCAAGATGCTTTCAGTCAGAAGCACTTGACTATTAGACAAAGTAACACTTCTAACCTATGAGGAGAAAAATTACAGACTGAAAAACTTACACCAGAATATCagattttcatgtttcattCCCTGTTCTACATCTCAGAGACAGGAAGGGAAGGGTACACAAGAGGAGAAGTCCAGAAGGGATGTAAGAGCACCTCAATTTTAGTGAACAAAGATATTTCCTTTAGAGAACAAAAAATTTAGTTCCTAAGTGCCTCTAATTGCTAACTGCAGTCAAGGAAGAACAATCATTACTTTGCTATAAATGGCATTTAAATTCAGCAACGGTCAGCAAGTTCTAGAGTTGCTTCACGTTATCCCTTGAAACTGCCACTCAGAGAAACTTCACTACATGTGACTTAATTTGATGACTCTTAAAGAAATTTACCTGAAGCAAAAGAAGTTGGTCCTTTCAGAATTAACTGAGGTTTCACCTACCTTATACACGAGAGCAGAACAACTTTACACAGCTTGTACTATACATGTAATGCAATATTGCCAttcaaaaaggagaaagaattgGTTTGCAGCGCCACAGACACATGGAGTGAGAGCTGTGTCACTTCTCTGGCAAcagattaaatttattaaagCCAAGGTCATGTACAAGTACAGGCAGCAGAGTATCTTCctgtattgggtttgcatggccaggTCTCGGTGGTGAagggggcacagggatggttCCCATGAGAAGCTGCCATTCCTGGTGGAGCCAAGGCCAGCTCCAAGAGACACCTGCTCCTGGCCATCAGCCACGGTGGTGACACCTCGGGGATAACAGaggtcagaaaacaaaacagaaaactgcacaacttcagccagaggaaggaggaagactGTGTCAGAAGAACATTTCTACTGATCCTTagctcagggaaggagaggcaggagatggtccagagctgaggttcccctgcagcctggggtGCAGCCC
This is a stretch of genomic DNA from Sylvia atricapilla isolate bSylAtr1 chromosome 8, bSylAtr1.pri, whole genome shotgun sequence. It encodes these proteins:
- the TFAM gene encoding transcription factor A, mitochondrial produces the protein MAAALLGRAAGLGLGLLTAAGGRRLLRCGPGAAPPERGPGTLLGGAAVCGAERGLSRGISSAQRPKRPLTAYLRFVMDNRPAFREQNPGVSNLELIKKLAGAWRELPASQKQVYEEAKKTDWKRYGEQMAAYKAQLTPAQAAALKEERRKQLAKRRSIKAKRELSLLGKPKRARTGFNIFLSENYQESEGVSPVAKMKKLFDAWQKLSPSQKQPYLQLAQDDKVRYENEMKSWEAKMIEMGRADLVRSTKQRLKQKPAETAKKAEPAKASSSGKKAKLKKSEE